Sequence from the Hamadaea flava genome:
CAGGACCTCCGCAGTGTTCACTGCCACTCCAGACAATGCTGCTCCAGAGAATTAAGACTGACTGGTCGGTACAGAAACTTACAGCACGGTCGCCCGATTCGCCACTCTGAACCGGTAGTCAGGCCGTTGCTGCAGGTGAACATGCCCGCGGACCGATGTTTCTGAACGGTAACTTTCGACCGAACGGCTATGGCAGCAGGCCATTTCGCCATCAACACTGGGTCGGTGCCAGGCCGACACCGTCCACCTCGACGCCCCGTCCGCGCCGTCGCTCTCGTGACGGCTGTCCTTGCCGTGGTCGCCGCCAGCGCGTACGCGGCCGTGCGGTTGACCGACGACAACGCGAGCGGCTGCGCCCCCTCCGGTACGCCGATCCGCGTCGCCGCCGCGCCCGAGATCGCCGACGCCGTCCGGCAGACGATCAGCGGACTCTGCTTGTCCGCCGAAGTGACCGCGACCGACCCGGCCGACGTCTCGGCGATCATCGCGGGCCAGCGCAACGTCACGCTGGCCGGCGTCGGGCAGCCCGACGGCGACGCCAAGGCGCCCGACATCTGGATCCCGGACTCCTCGACCTGGCTCGCCCGGCTCTCGAACGCCTCCCCCACGCTCGCCGCGACCGACACCGTGTCGATCGCGCGCAGCCCCGTCGTGGTGGCGATGCCGGAGCCGGTCGCCAAGACGCTCGGCTGGCCGACGGCCAAGCTGACCTGGCAGGCCCTGCTCCAGAAGATGACGACGGACACGAAGCTGCACGTCGGCACGTCCGAACCTGCCCGCGACGCGGCCGCCCTGTCTGGGCTGCTCGCCCTGGGCCAAGCCGCGTCGACGTCGGCGGGCGGGCAGACCGCCACGACGGCCGCCCTCCGGGCGCTGTCGGCCGGCCGGTCGGCGCTGCGTACGGATGTGCTCGCCCGCTTCCCGCGGTCGGCCGAGCCAGCCGCCCTCGCCTCCGGCCTTTCCGCCGCGCCGATGTCCGAGCAGGCCGTGCTGGCCTACAACGCGGCCAAGCCGCCGGTGAAGCTCGCCGCGCTCTACCTCGACCCCGCGCCGGTGGCGCTGGACTATCCGCTCACCGTCCTGCCCGGGGCCGACGCCGGTCGCAAGCAGGCTGCCACCCAGATCCGCGAGGCCCTCCAGTCCGACGCCTTCCGGTCGAAGCTCGCCGGAGCCGGCCTGCGCCTGCCGGACGGTACGCCGAGCACCGGGCTCACCCTGCCGCAAGGCGCCCCGACGCCGCAGGTCACGCCGCCGCCGAGCGCCACTCAGCGCGCCGCTGTGGCCGCCGGGGTCGACAAGGCGCTGTCCACCTGGATCGCCGTCACCCTCCCGGCCCGGATGCTGGCCGTCATCGACGTCTCCGGCTCGATGCTGGAGCGCGTACCCACGGCGGGCAACGCCACCCGGGAACAGGTCACCCTGGAAGCCGCCCGGCGCGGCCTCGGGCTGTTCGACGACTCGTGGGCCGTCGGCCTGTGGACGTTCTCCACCGAACTCGAAGGCTCCAAGGACTACCGGCAGCTCATCCCGATCGGGCCATTGTCGACACAGCGCACGTCGCTGCTGGCCAAGCTGGAGGCGATCCAGCCCAAGCAGACCGGCGACACCGGGCTCTACGACACGCTGCTCGCGGCGTACCAGACGGTGCAGCACGACTGGGACCCCGGCCGGGTCAACTCGATCGTGATGATGACCGACGGCGACAACGACGACGACAACGGCATCTCGCACGCCGATCTGCTCGCCAAGCTCAAGCAGCTGGCCGACCCGAAGCGGCCGATCCAGGTGATCATCATCGGCATCGGGCCATCGGTGAACGCCGCACCGCTGAAGCAGGTCACCGATCTGACCGGGGGCGGCGTGTTCACCGCCAAGGACCCCGCGAAGATCGGGGAGATCTTCCTGCAGGCCATCTCCCTGCGAGCCGCCGGCCTCCACTGACAGGTTCGTTCGACCCACTGGGGGTTGAGGCGGGGTCGCACCAAGCACATAATGGAACACGTGTTCGGAAGACGTGCATGACCCCCGCCGAGCAGGAGGCGATCGAGCGGATCGCCCTCACCACCGCCGCGCCCTGGGAGTTCGCGCTCGGCGGCGGCCGGGCGCTGCTGGCTCACGGAGTCACCGAGCGCCCGAGCGAAGGCGTGGACCTGTTCACCGTGGACGACACGGCGGTCCGCCCGGCCGCCGAGGCGGTGATGGACGCGCTGGCTGACGCCGGGTTCTCGGTGTGGGAGGTCGGCGACGAGTCCGACCTGTTCGACGACTTGGCCGACATCCTCATCGAACTGGCGGTCATCGGCGACGACGGCGCTTCGACGCCGGTGTCGCTGGGCGTACAGCCGCGCTCGCTGCCTCCGGTCGACCTGGGCGCCGGTCCGGTGACCTCCGTGGAGGATCTGGCCGCCATCAAGGTCGCGGCCATGGTCAACCGGGCCGAGATCCGCGACTTCATCGACGTCGCGGCGTTCCTCCAGCGGTTCGACCGGGATCGGCTGCTCGATCTGGTGAACACCGTCGATCCAGCGCTCACCGCCGAGGACTACGCGGCGTGCGTACGCCAGCTCGACGGCTGCCGGGACGAGCGGATTCGCTGCTATGGAGCCGATCCCGTAGGCGTACGCGCGGCGTTCGCGGACTGGCCGCGTGACTAACATGACGATGTGGAGACGACATTCCGGTCCGCCCGGTTCGCCGAGCTGACCGCGGCCACCCTCTATGACCTGCTGAAACTGCGGGTCGACGTGTTCGTGGTCGAGCAGGAGTGTCCCTATCCGGAATTGGACGGGCGCGATCCCGAGCCGGGCACGGTGCACGTCTGGGCCGCCGACGAGACCGGCGAGATCCTGGGTTACCTGCGAATCCTCGACGACGGTGCGGAGCTGCGGATCGGCCGGGTGGTCACGTCGCCGAAGGCACGCGGCAGCGGCCTGGGCGGCCAGCTGATGGAGCAGGCCCTGGCGGTCGTCGGCGATCGACCCAGCGTCCTCGACGCACAGTCGCATCTCACGCGGTTCTACGAGCGCTTCGGGTACGCCGTAGCCGGGCCTGAGTTCGTCGAAGACGGGATTCCACATACCCCGATGCGGCGCGAAACACCGACGCGGCACTAAACATCGATGCGATGCGTGGCACGTTCGCGGGAATCCCCGCCGCGCGCGCGGGCGTCAGGTTAGCGTCTGAAGATCGAACGCTGGACGAAGTTTCTCTATCCGACCGCGATGATCGGACTGATCCTCGCGTACTGGCTCATACCTCCGATGCGGACCATCGCCTTGGTCGCTGTGGGTGTCGGTGGAGCGACCGCGATCCTCGTCGGCGTACGCCGTCATCGCACCGATCGCTGGCCGGCCTGGGTCCTGCTGGCGGTCGGCATCCTCATGATCACCTTCGGCGAGGCGATCTACTCGATCCAGGGACCGGCACGGAGCTTCCCAGGCATACCTGAGCTGCTGTTCGTGGCCGCGTACGGGCCGCTCTGCCTCGGCCTCGTCTTGATGGGCCGCCCGCGTACGCTGTCGACCGACCTGATGCTGATCCTGGACACCATCGCCGTCGGGCTGGCCGCGACGCTGGTCGTCTGGATCACATTGGTCCGCCCAGCGGTGTTGAGCCTGCATCTGACTGGGTATGCCAAGTTAATCGTGATCGCTGGAAACGTCGGGTACGCCGCCGTCCTTGCCAGCGCCGCCCTCGTGGCCGTCGCCTGGCGTGCCAACGCGGCGCTCCGCGTCCTCGGCCTGGGCCTGATCGCGTTCCTGATCGCCGACTACCTCTACGGCACCGAGATCATCGCGGGCACGTGGACTCCGGGCGGGCTGGCCGATCTCGGTTTCCCCATCTTCTTCGCGCTCAGCGGGGCGGCCGCGCTACAACCGTCGATGACCGCGGTCGCCTCCCGCGCACACGCCCGCAACCAGCTCGGCGCACGGCTGGTGATGGTGGCGATCGGGCTGCTCGTCGCGCCGACGACGCTGCTCGTGGCGGCCACCTCCGGCCCGGTCACGACCGGGTTCGCCATCGCGATAACGGCGGTCGCGATCGGCCTCGTCATGATCACGCGCATCTTCCTGTCGGCGCGTGCGTACCAGCAGAAAGCCGCCCGGGAGGCCAGCCTGCGCGTGGCGTCGCGCGCGCTGATGCTCGCCACCGACCGACCGCAGATCGACGCGGGGGTGACCGCCGCGCTGCGGCAGCTGGTCCCGACGGCGACCGCGCACATTCGCGAGCCCGGCGATCCGCCCGTCGAGGGCCTGCCGTTGGCGCTGGACGGCGGCGAGCCGCGCTTCGCACTGGGGATCATGGTCTTCCGCGGCCCACCCGACCGGCTCGACGAGTTGACCCCCACCCTCCAGGCGCTCGCGGACCAGGCCGCGTCCGCCTACAGTCGCGTCCGGACCGTCGAGAAGCTGGCCGCAGAGCAACGCGAGCAATACTTCCGCACGCTCGTCCAGACCAGCACCGATGTCACGCTGATCAGCCGCGACGGCGCCATCGAGTACGCCACCCCGTCGGCCCGGGATCTGTTCGGTGTCGACGTGGTGGGCGCGAACCTCGACGATCTCGTCGAACGGTCTGGCGGCGGAAGCTGGCCGGATGTCGTCGAAGCCGACGAGGGCGAGGTTCACCTGCCCGATTGCAGTCTGGCGGTGCTCGTGCACCGGCGGGATCTCGCCGACGACCCGACCGTCTGCGGCGTCGTGACCACTTTGCGGGACGTCACCGCCGAACGGGATCTGCGCCGCGATCTGGCGCATCAGGCGAGCCACGACGTGATCACCGGGTTGGCCAATCCACGGCTGTTCCGGCACGCCCTCGCGGAGGCGGTACGCACTCCGGGCGTGGCCGTCATCCTGCTCGACATCGACGACTTCAAGCTGGTCAACGACATGTACGGGCATCCGGTCGGCGACTACCTGCTGGTGACCTGCGCCCGGCGGATCGAGTCCGCCATCGGACCGGCCGACCTGGCCGCTCGCATCGGCGGCGACGAGTTCGGCGTGGTGCTCGGCGACTGCCCCGACGTCGACGTCGCCCGCGACGTCGCTCAGCGCCTGTCCGACCTGCTGGCTGAGCCGGTCGAGGTCGACGGCATGATGATCGAATCCCGGGCGAGCGTCGGGATCGCGCACGTGGCCGGCGGCGGCGACGACAGCCAGCTGATGCAGAAGGCCGACATGGCCCTGTACGCCGCGAAGTCGGGCGGCAAGGGCCGCTGGCGGCAGTACGACGGGGAGATGAGCATCCCGGCCCGCAACCACGTCGAGGTCGGCCGCCGGTTGCGCGCGACCATGGAGTCCGGTGAGCTGATGCTGTACTACCAGCCGATCGTCGACCTGGTCACCGGGGAGACGGTGGGCGTGGAGGCGCTGCTGCGTCTACAGGACGACGGCGATCCCATGCCGCCGCCCCAGATCGTCGCCGCCGCCGAGAGCACCGGGCTGATCGGGCGGCTGGGCGAGTGGATCCTCGACCGGGCGCTGGCCGACCTGCCGCAGTTCCAGCTGCCGGGCCGTGACCCCTGCTACGTCAGCGTCAACGTGTCCGCCCGCCAGCTGCGGCGGACCGACTTCTCGGCGACCGTACGCCGGGCGCTGAAGAGCAGCCGGGTCGACCCCCGACTGCTCGTCCTCGAAGTCACCGAGAACATCCTCATCGAGAACGACGACGAGCGGCCGTGGGCGTATCTGGACGAGTTGCACGCGCTGGGCGTACGCATCGCGATCGACGACTACGGCACCGGGTACGCCTCCCTCGGCTACCTGCGCCAGCCCAGCGTCGACATCGTGAAGATCGACCGGAATCTGCTCACCGATCTGACGCCCCGGGCGACGCGCCTCATCGAGGGAGTGTCGTCGACCCTCCGCTATCTCGGGGTCGACCAGATCGCCGAGGGCGTCGAGACCGAACACGCGCGGGCGATCCTGGTCGACGCCGGCTGCCCCTACGGACAGGGCTTCCTGTTCTCGCCGCCGCTGCCGGTGGACAAGGTCGTCCGCTGGCTGCGGCTGCCCGACGTCACGGCAGGTTCGTGATGATGTCGGCGATCTCGCGACGACGGCCCGTGTAGAACGGGACCTCCTCGCGGACGTGCCGCCGAGCCCGCGACGCCCGCAGGTCGCGCATCAGATCGACGATGCGGTACAGCTCGTCCCCCTCGAACGCCAGCATCCACTCGTAGTCGCCGAGGGCGAACGAGGCGACTGTGTTGGCCCGTACATCCGGGTAGCCGCGCGCCATCCGGCCGTGCTCGGCCAGCATCTCGCGCCGCTCCTCGTCGGGCAGCAGGTACCACTCGTAGGAGCGGACGAACGGGTAGACGCAGATGTAGTCGCGCGGCTCCTCGCCCGCGAGGAACGCCGGGATGTGGCTGCGGTTGAACTCGGCCGGGCGGTGCAACGCCGCCTGCGACCAGACCCCGGTCAGGTTCCGGCCCAGCGCCGTCCGCCGGAACAACGAGTACGCCTCCTGCAGCGCGTCAGCCGAGGACGAGTGCCACCAGATCATCAGGTCGGCGTCGGCCCGCAGACCCGACACGTCGTAGGTGCCCCGGATCGTGACATCCTTCTCGGCCAGCCGATCGAACAGGCCGGTGACCTCGGAGATCACATCGTCGCGCAGGGTCGGCAGCGGGCTGGTGGCCTGGAATACCGACCACATCGTGTAGCGGATGGTCGAGTTCAGCTCGCGCATCCGGGCGGCGTTGGACTGCGCCGGCTCTTCGGTTACTACGACCTCTTCGGTGGTCTGATCGGTCACGATACGAATTCTCCCAGATCAGCGGCGGCTTTCTCGCCGGAGGCTATGCAGACGGGGATGCCGACGCCGTCGAAGGCGGCCCCGGCCAGGACGACGGGCTTGCGCCCGGCGCCGAGCAGCGCCCGAGCCTCGGCGACTCGGTCGAGGTGCCCTGGGGCGTACTGGGGCAGCGCACCGCCCCAACGCGTCACGCGTACCGCCGAGGCGGCCGGCAGCGGGCCGACCACCTTGGCCAGGTCGGCCTGGACGGCCGCGCCGAGGGCCTCGTCGGTCATCGCGAGCGCGCCGACGTCGCCGTACCGGCCGACGGAGACCCGGACGGCGGCCTCGGGCTCACCCGCGAGGTGCTCCCATTTCCGGGAGAAGAACGTGGCGGCCTTGATCGAGAGCCCTTGGTCGGCCGGGACCAGGAAGCCGGTGAGCGCCGGCAGATCCGCCCCGGGCAACCGCATCGACACGAGGCCGATGCTCGCGTAGTCGAGCTCGCCGACGAGGTCGGCGACCGCCGGTGGCAGCAGCGCGGCCGCGGGCTTGGCCGGGCAGGCCAGCACGTACGCGTCGGCGTCCAGCTCGTCGAGCGCCCGCAGCGGAATTCCATAGTGGATGGCGACGCCGAGGTCGAGCAGCCGTTGGGACAGCGCCTCGACCAGCCGGGACAGTCCACCTCGGAGGGTGCCGAAGACCGGGCCGCCCGCCGACCGCTTGACCAGCGAGGCGGCGACGCCGTCACGCAGGGTGTGCGCCGTCTGCAGGGCCGCGTACAGGTTGGGGATGGTGGCCTGGAGCGACAGGAGGTCGGCGCGTCCGGCGTACACCCCGCCGAGGAGCGGGTCGACCAGATGCTCCACCACTTCACCGCCGAGCCGCGACCGGACCAGGTCGCCGACCGCCACGTCCTGCCCGCTCAGCACCGGTACGCCGAGATCACGATCCGCGTCGGCGAGCGTCGCGACGCCGTCCAGCGCGGCCGAGAACCCCGGTACGCCCATCAGCGTGCCCGTCGGCATGGGATGCAACCGGCCGTCGACCCACAGTCCCGCCGCGCCCAGCGCCGGATGCACCAGCCGATCGCCCAGCTCCAGGTCGGCGACCAACCGGGCGGCGCCGCTGGGACCGCCGTCGGGCGTACGCATCAGGAACTGCTCGGCGCCGGTCTCGATCCCGTCGCCGCCCGTCTGGATCTTGCCGCCCAGCCGCGCGGTCGCCTCGACCAGCGTCACGCGTACGCCGGACTCGGCGAGCCGCAGCGCGGCGGTCAGCCCGGCGACGCCACCGCCGACGACAACGACGTGCCGGGTGCTCATCGCACGCTGATCTTGTGGACGAGTTCCACGATCCGGGTCAGCACCGCCGGATCCGCTTCGGGCGGCACACCGTGCCCCAGGTTGAAGACGTGACCGGGGGCGGCTTCGCCTTCGGCCAGCACCCGGCGTACCTCGTGGTCGACGACCTCCCACGGCGCGCTCAGCAACGCCGGATCGAGGTTGCCCTGCACCGCTCGCGGTCGCGCCGGACCCGGTTCACTGCCGTCCAGCCGCAGGTCCGCGACGTTCACCAGGGCGGCGGCCTGGTCGAGCGGCGTACGCCAGTCGACCCCGACGACGTCGGCACCCGCTTCCGCCATCGCCGTGAGCAGGTGCGCCGTGCCGACGCCGAAGTGGATCCGCGGCACCACGGGGCCGATCTCCTGGAGGACCGCCGCAGAGTGCGGCAGCACGAAACGCCGGTAGTCGGCCTCGCTCAGGGCGCCGGCCCACGAGTCGAACAGCTGGACCGCGCTCGCCCCCGCGTCGATCTGCACCCGCAGGAACGTCGAAGTGATCTCCGCGAGCCGTTCGGCCAGTCCGTGCCACAACTGCGGGTCGCCGTGCATCAGCGCCTTGGTCTTGGCGTGCGAACGCGACGGGCCGCCCTCGATGAGGTAGCTGGCCAGGGTGAACGGCGCCCCTGCGAAGCCGATCAGCGGAGTGCCCTCCAGCTTCGGGATGAGCAGCCGGATCGCTTCCTCCACAAAGGAGAGATCGGCGTCTTCAGCGCGGCCGACCCGGGCGAGGTCGGCGCTGGACCGGATGGGCTCGGCGACCACGGGACCGGTCCCGGCGACGATCTCCACGCCGACCCCCGCCGCCGCGACGGGCACCACGATGTCGCTGTAGAACACCGCCGCGTCCACGCCGTGCCGGCGTACCGGTTGGAGGGTGATCTCGGTGACCAGATCCGGACGGCGGCACGTCTCCAGCATCGACAGGCCGGCCTCGGCCCGCAGTTCGCGATATTCGGGCAACGACCGCCCCGCTTGCCGCATGAACCAGACCGGAGTGTGTTCGACCGGCTCGCCGCGGCACGCGCGGACGAAGACGGAGTCGGTCGGGTCAGCTGCAATGCTGGTCATTCCACAGATCGTGCCACGTTTCTCCCTTGCCGCGACCGGCGGGGGCGCGCGCTGAGGAGTACGCCACTGCCAGAGCGTGTGACAGCGCACGGCGTGCCGCACCACGCACCGGAAGCAGATGCGCCCTAGGGTTGCGCTATGCCGACCACGCTTCGCACGCCCCCGGACGTCTTCACCCGGGCGGTCGAAGCACTGCAAGCCGCTCCGACCCGCCGGGAGATCTCGCTGGAGGAGGTCGGTGCGCCGACCCGGCTCGCGCCGTACGCGCACGCCGTGGGCGCCACCGTGCTCCGCGACGGCGAGGAGGTGGCCACGGGCCGGTTGGTCCTGCTGCACGACCCGGCCGGTCACGAGGCCTGGCAGGGGACGATGCGGCTGGTCACCTACGTGACGGCGGAACTGGAACCCGAGTACGCCGCCGACCCGCTGTTGCCGCAGGTGGGCTGGTCGTGGCTGGTGGACGCGCTGGACGCGCACACCGGTCCGGGCCGGGGGGACGGCTACACCGCCATCGCCGGGACCGTCACGCAGACGCTGTCGACCCGGTTCGGCGACCTCGCCCGGCTCGCCGAGGACGAGGAGCCGCCAGGCTCGCCGACCGCTGCCGACCTGGAGATCCGCGCGTCGTGGACGCCGCTCGGGCCGAACCTCGACGATCACATGCTGGCCTGGTGCACACTGCTGGCCTCCACCGCCGGGCTGCCGCCCGAGGGTGTGACCGCGCTGCCCACCCGCCGCAAAGAAGGCTGAAACGGCGAGACGGCCAGGACCCGTGGGTCCCGGCCGTCTCGCCGTCGGACAGATCAGCTCGTGGCGATCTGCGCGGCCTCGCAAGCGGCGCGCATCGCGGGGAAGGCCTTGTTGAACGCGGCCTGCGTCGTCGAGGTCATCATCTTGTCCACCGCGTCGACACACGCGGTGAGCAGCTTGAGCTTCTCGGCGTTCGCGTTCTTCGCGCCCTCGAGATCCTGCTTCAGCTTCTCCGCCTCACCCTTGGTGGTGGTCAGCTGAGCCTTGAGATCCGCGAGATCCTTGGCGTCCGTCGCGGCCTGCGTGGCAGCCGCCTTCTCCTGCTTCGACGCGTCACTCGCCTTGACGAGGTAGAGCGTCGTCACCGTGCCGAGCGCCAGCACCAGCACACCGACCAGGATGGACAGGATCAGGACCGCCGGGCCCTTCTTCGGCCCGGGCGGGCCGGCCGGAACCGCCGAGTACGGCGCGCCGGTCGCGGGGTACGCCGAGGTCGGGTAGGCCGCGCCGGACACCGGCTGCGCCGGAACGGCGCTCGTCGGGTAGCCGGTGGGCGGGTTCCCCGCAACCGTCGGCTGCGCGGGCGGCACGGTCGCGCCACCCGGCTGGTACGCGGGCTGGGCGGTGGTCTGCGCGTACGCCGGCTGCGCGGGGGCCGCGGGGGGCTGCTGCACCGGCGGGTACGCCGCGGTCGGCTGCTGCGCCGGAGCCGGAGCCGGGTACGCGGGCTGCGCGGGCTGGCTCGGCGGGGTCCACGGGGACAGCGGCATGGTGTTCTCAGCGGCCGGGGCGACCGGCTGCGGCGGTACTACCGGCGCGACAGGCTGAGCAGGCTGAACCGGCTGCGGCGGCTGAGCGACCGGAGGCTGCGAAGACTCCGGCTCGGGATTGGTCATTGAGTTCCCTCCGTGTGGTGGCACCGACTGGTGGCCGGTGGCCATGACTTGCGTCGCCGCCCTCGTCGGGGCTAGCAGATCGTGAACTTGTCGCAGGCGATCTTGATCGGGATCGCCAGCCCGAGGCCCTCGGCATCGGTGAACTTCGCCGAGGCGATTCCGATGACCTCGTAATTCGCGTTGATGACCGGGCCACCCGAGTTGCCGGGGTTGATCGGCGCGTCGAACTGGATGTACGGCCCGTGCTGCGTGGTCTCCTCCCGGAAGGCGCTGACCACACCGCTGGTGACGGTGTCCTTCAAACCCAGCGGCGAGCCGACGACCAGGATCTCCTGACCCGACTTGGACTCGGTGGCGGCGACCTTCAGTCCCTCGATCTTCGCCGTCGTGTGCAACTGCGCGATGTCGGCCTTCTTGTCCCCGGCCACGACGGTCGCGTCGTACAGCTGATCGGCGTGCTCGATCTTGACCTTCTTGGTGCCGTCGTTCCAGACGTCCTCGATCACGTGGAAGTTGGTCAGCAGGTTGGTGCCGCCGTCGGAGGCGGTGCCGACCGCGAAGGCCGAGCCGATGCTCTCCGGCGTACGCACACGGAACACGCTGGGCAGCGTCTTCGCGGCGATCTTCTCGGCGTTGAACTGCGTCGCCAGCTGCTTCTCCACCGCCTCGACCCGCTTGTCGGCGGCCGACACGTCGGCGGCGGCCCGCGCCCGGGTCTCGTCCAGCTCGTTGCCGAGGCGGTTCACTTGGTACGCCTGGAAAGCGGTCACGCCGAGCAGCAGCACGACGAGGATCAGCGCGACGACACCGGGCCAGCTGACGCGGCGTCCCCCAGGCGCGTTCACCGGCGGCACCGGACCGCCCGGGAAACCGGACATCGGCGCGGTCGCCGGGACGGACGACAGCGGAACGGGCGGCACGTACGCCGGACGCTGCGTGGGCTGCGTCGTCATGGTGGGCTGCGTCACGTTCGGCTGCACCGGTTGCGGCGCCTGGATCGGGGCCGTCGGCTGGGCCGGCGGCGGCGATTGCCCAGCCGAAGGCGGCGGTGCCTGGTAACCGTTACCGGTCACCGGCGGCGGCGCATACGCCGGACGCTGGTTCGGAACAGGCGATTGTCCTACCGAAGGCGGCTGCGAAACTGGCTCCACCCTAGGCGGAAAGGGCCCATATGGCGGCTGTGGCTGCGTCGGATCCGAGCCCGTCGTCATGTCAAGAGCCTCCCCCACTCGTGATCACCGACCCGCAGAAGGTACCGGTTACCGGTCATTCTGTCTTCCCCTTTCAAGTCCCGCATCGGGCCCGTTCCGAGTGAGCTTCGCAACTCGTCGGCTCGACGCGCCGCACCGGCTGACCCACCACCGCATGGCGTACCCGTAGGTTGTTCATGTGACCGACGACGAAACCGTGCTGCGGCGTCGGGTCCGCACGCGCGACGGCGGCGGCAACTCCAACGACGCAGCGGCCCCGGACGGGGTTCCGCCCAAGCTGTTGACCGAGCCCGCCGAGGGGACTCCGCAGCCCGTGACCAGCCCCGCCGAGCTGGAACAGGTGATCGCGAGGTTCGCGGCCGGGACCGGACCGGTGGCGATCGACGCCGAGCGGGCCTCCGGCTACCGCTACAGCCAGCGCGCCTACCTGGTCCAGTTGCGCCGTCAGGGCGCCGGGACCACGCTGATCGACCCCATCCCGTTGGGCGATCTGTCCGGTTTGGACGCTGCCCTGGCCGACACCGAGTGGGTGCTGCACGCCGCCAGCCAGGACCTCCCCTGCCTGGCCGAGCTGGGATTGCGGCCGCGGAAGCTGTTCGACACCGAGCTGGCCGCCCGGCTGGCCGGATTCGAGCGGGTCGGGCTGGCCGCGCTGACCGAGAACCTTCTGGGCTACACGCTGGAGAAGCATCACTCGGCGGCGGACTGGTCCAGCCGTCCGCTGCCCGAGTCGTGGCTGACCTATGCCGCGCTGGACGTCGAGTTGCTGGTCGAGCTGCGGGACGCGCTCGTCACCGTGCTCGCCGAGCAGGGCAAGACGGCGTACGCCGCACAGGAGTTCGCCGCCCTCGTGGTGAGCGGCGCACAGCCGCCGAAGCCGCGGACCGACCCTTGGCGGCGTACCTCGGGGATGCATCGGGTGCGGGGCGCCCGGGCGCAGGCTCGCGTCCGCTCCCTCTGGTACGCCCGCGACCAGATCGCCCAGCGCCGGGACACCGCGCCGGGCCGGGTGCTGCCCGACTCCTCGATCGTGGCGGCGGCCGAGATGGATCCGAAGTCCGAACGGGATCTGTTGCTGCTGCCCGGTTTCGGCGGCCGATCGACCCGACGGCTGGCCGGGACCTGGTTGGACGCGCTGTCGGAGGCCAGAGCGCTGCCGGACACGGCGCTGCCGACGACCCCGCCGTACGAGGGCCCGCCTCCGCCGCACCGGTGGGCCGAACGCGACCCCGCCGCGGCTGCCCGGCTCGTCCGCGCGCGGGAGGTCGTGGCCCGCGTCGCCGGCGGGCTGTCCATGCCCCCGGAGAACCTGATCACCCCGGAGTACGTCCGCCGGCTCGCCTGGGAGCCGCCCACCGACCTGAGCACGGTGGGCGACCTGCTG
This genomic interval carries:
- the hemQ gene encoding hydrogen peroxide-dependent heme synthase, yielding MRELNSTIRYTMWSVFQATSPLPTLRDDVISEVTGLFDRLAEKDVTIRGTYDVSGLRADADLMIWWHSSSADALQEAYSLFRRTALGRNLTGVWSQAALHRPAEFNRSHIPAFLAGEEPRDYICVYPFVRSYEWYLLPDEERREMLAEHGRMARGYPDVRANTVASFALGDYEWMLAFEGDELYRIVDLMRDLRASRARRHVREEVPFYTGRRREIADIITNLP
- a CDS encoding putative bifunctional diguanylate cyclase/phosphodiesterase is translated as MIGLILAYWLIPPMRTIALVAVGVGGATAILVGVRRHRTDRWPAWVLLAVGILMITFGEAIYSIQGPARSFPGIPELLFVAAYGPLCLGLVLMGRPRTLSTDLMLILDTIAVGLAATLVVWITLVRPAVLSLHLTGYAKLIVIAGNVGYAAVLASAALVAVAWRANAALRVLGLGLIAFLIADYLYGTEIIAGTWTPGGLADLGFPIFFALSGAAALQPSMTAVASRAHARNQLGARLVMVAIGLLVAPTTLLVAATSGPVTTGFAIAITAVAIGLVMITRIFLSARAYQQKAAREASLRVASRALMLATDRPQIDAGVTAALRQLVPTATAHIREPGDPPVEGLPLALDGGEPRFALGIMVFRGPPDRLDELTPTLQALADQAASAYSRVRTVEKLAAEQREQYFRTLVQTSTDVTLISRDGAIEYATPSARDLFGVDVVGANLDDLVERSGGGSWPDVVEADEGEVHLPDCSLAVLVHRRDLADDPTVCGVVTTLRDVTAERDLRRDLAHQASHDVITGLANPRLFRHALAEAVRTPGVAVILLDIDDFKLVNDMYGHPVGDYLLVTCARRIESAIGPADLAARIGGDEFGVVLGDCPDVDVARDVAQRLSDLLAEPVEVDGMMIESRASVGIAHVAGGGDDSQLMQKADMALYAAKSGGKGRWRQYDGEMSIPARNHVEVGRRLRATMESGELMLYYQPIVDLVTGETVGVEALLRLQDDGDPMPPPQIVAAAESTGLIGRLGEWILDRALADLPQFQLPGRDPCYVSVNVSARQLRRTDFSATVRRALKSSRVDPRLLVLEVTENILIENDDERPWAYLDELHALGVRIAIDDYGTGYASLGYLRQPSVDIVKIDRNLLTDLTPRATRLIEGVSSTLRYLGVDQIAEGVETEHARAILVDAGCPYGQGFLFSPPLPVDKVVRWLRLPDVTAGS
- a CDS encoding nucleotidyl transferase AbiEii/AbiGii toxin family protein, translated to MTPAEQEAIERIALTTAAPWEFALGGGRALLAHGVTERPSEGVDLFTVDDTAVRPAAEAVMDALADAGFSVWEVGDESDLFDDLADILIELAVIGDDGASTPVSLGVQPRSLPPVDLGAGPVTSVEDLAAIKVAAMVNRAEIRDFIDVAAFLQRFDRDRLLDLVNTVDPALTAEDYAACVRQLDGCRDERIRCYGADPVGVRAAFADWPRD
- a CDS encoding GNAT family N-acetyltransferase encodes the protein METTFRSARFAELTAATLYDLLKLRVDVFVVEQECPYPELDGRDPEPGTVHVWAADETGEILGYLRILDDGAELRIGRVVTSPKARGSGLGGQLMEQALAVVGDRPSVLDAQSHLTRFYERFGYAVAGPEFVEDGIPHTPMRRETPTRH
- a CDS encoding VWA domain-containing protein, which gives rise to MAAGHFAINTGSVPGRHRPPRRPVRAVALVTAVLAVVAASAYAAVRLTDDNASGCAPSGTPIRVAAAPEIADAVRQTISGLCLSAEVTATDPADVSAIIAGQRNVTLAGVGQPDGDAKAPDIWIPDSSTWLARLSNASPTLAATDTVSIARSPVVVAMPEPVAKTLGWPTAKLTWQALLQKMTTDTKLHVGTSEPARDAAALSGLLALGQAASTSAGGQTATTAALRALSAGRSALRTDVLARFPRSAEPAALASGLSAAPMSEQAVLAYNAAKPPVKLAALYLDPAPVALDYPLTVLPGADAGRKQAATQIREALQSDAFRSKLAGAGLRLPDGTPSTGLTLPQGAPTPQVTPPPSATQRAAVAAGVDKALSTWIAVTLPARMLAVIDVSGSMLERVPTAGNATREQVTLEAARRGLGLFDDSWAVGLWTFSTELEGSKDYRQLIPIGPLSTQRTSLLAKLEAIQPKQTGDTGLYDTLLAAYQTVQHDWDPGRVNSIVMMTDGDNDDDNGISHADLLAKLKQLADPKRPIQVIIIGIGPSVNAAPLKQVTDLTGGGVFTAKDPAKIGEIFLQAISLRAAGLH